Proteins from one Alysiella filiformis genomic window:
- a CDS encoding TetR family transcriptional regulator: MRKTKIESLKTRQHLMHAALEVFYRQGVTRATLQEIAQEAGVTRGALYWHFKNKEDLFAAMFEDFYNDILSRFNPETVQQAPNAWQYLRDNLCDTLLFLANNPTHQKFCSVITDKCEQIQHNEQIIAMSKKYHECLFQQIAVALQMCVEQKSLPENVNLHLAHIYLKSTVTGMIKLWLATPESIDLTQLIVPFVDTSLGALMHSPHLLQNPVQAA, from the coding sequence ATGAGAAAAACCAAAATTGAATCACTCAAAACCCGACAACACCTAATGCACGCTGCATTGGAAGTGTTTTACCGTCAAGGTGTTACCCGCGCCACGCTGCAAGAAATTGCCCAAGAAGCAGGCGTAACACGCGGTGCATTGTATTGGCATTTTAAAAACAAAGAAGATTTGTTTGCCGCCATGTTTGAAGATTTTTACAACGATATTTTGTCGCGTTTCAACCCCGAAACGGTGCAACAAGCCCCCAATGCGTGGCAATATTTGCGCGATAATTTGTGCGATACGCTCTTGTTTTTGGCAAACAATCCCACTCATCAAAAATTTTGTAGTGTGATTACCGATAAATGCGAACAAATTCAACACAATGAACAAATCATTGCCATGTCCAAAAAATACCATGAATGTTTATTTCAGCAAATTGCGGTGGCTTTACAAATGTGTGTGGAACAAAAATCGCTGCCTGAAAACGTCAATCTTCATTTGGCACACATCTATTTAAAAAGCACCGTAACGGGCATGATTAAACTGTGGCTTGCCACCCCCGAATCCATTGATTTAACTCAACTTATCGTGCCATTTGTGGATACCAGCTTGGGTGCTTTGATGCACAGTCCGCATTTGCTGCAAAATCCTGTTCAGGCTGCCTGA
- the rng gene encoding ribonuclease G, with protein MPFDTIPLPKDVLHPPETVLVNITPQETRVALLEENEICELHIERNSGHGLVGNIYLGVVRRVLPGMQSAFVDIGLERAAFLHIVDILEQKQKPDETQRIEHMLFEGQTLLVQVIKDPINSKGARLSTQISLAGRFLVHLPQDEHIGISQRIENEEERNSLRERLNALLPENACHGYIIRTSAETATDAELQADIHYLTRVWDNICQRAKTCQPETLLYQDLPLSLRVLRDMFNHNTVQILVDSKRNHEKMSEFAQQYVQNAAEKIHLFKGERPLFETYGIEGEINRALQPRVNLNFGSYLIIEATEAMTTIDVNTGGFVGSRNFDETIFKTNLEACHAIARELRLRNLGGMILIDFIDMTLPEHREAVLNEFAKALSLDRTRVTLNGFTSLGLVELTRKRTRESLSQVLCEPCPVCQGRGRLKTAQTVCYEIQREIVRESRRFDVKQFRIIASPQVIDLFLDEESQSLALLIDFIGKPIMLETDGHYSPEQYDIVII; from the coding sequence ATGCCCTTTGACACCATTCCCCTACCCAAAGACGTGTTGCACCCACCCGAAACCGTATTGGTGAACATCACACCCCAAGAAACCCGCGTTGCCCTGTTGGAAGAAAACGAAATCTGCGAACTGCACATTGAACGCAATTCGGGACACGGCTTGGTGGGCAACATTTATTTGGGCGTGGTGCGCCGCGTGTTACCAGGTATGCAAAGTGCGTTTGTGGACATAGGCTTGGAACGCGCCGCCTTTTTGCACATCGTGGACATTTTGGAGCAAAAACAAAAACCCGATGAAACCCAACGCATTGAACACATGCTGTTTGAAGGGCAAACCCTGCTGGTGCAAGTGATTAAAGACCCCATCAACAGCAAAGGCGCACGGCTTTCTACGCAAATTTCGCTGGCGGGGCGTTTTTTGGTGCATTTGCCACAAGATGAACACATCGGCATATCACAACGCATTGAAAATGAAGAAGAACGCAACAGCCTACGCGAACGACTCAACGCCCTGCTGCCTGAAAACGCCTGCCACGGCTACATCATACGCACCAGCGCAGAAACCGCCACCGATGCCGAATTGCAAGCCGACATTCATTATTTAACGCGTGTGTGGGACAACATTTGCCAACGCGCCAAAACCTGCCAGCCTGAAACCCTGCTGTATCAAGATTTGCCATTGAGTTTGCGCGTGTTGCGCGATATGTTCAATCACAACACAGTGCAAATTTTGGTGGATTCCAAGCGCAATCACGAAAAAATGAGCGAATTTGCCCAACAATATGTGCAAAATGCCGCCGAAAAAATCCACCTGTTTAAAGGCGAACGCCCCCTATTTGAAACCTACGGCATAGAAGGCGAAATCAACCGCGCCTTACAACCGCGCGTCAATCTCAATTTTGGCAGCTACCTGATTATTGAAGCCACCGAAGCCATGACCACCATAGATGTGAACACAGGTGGCTTTGTCGGTTCACGCAATTTTGACGAGACCATTTTCAAAACCAATTTGGAAGCCTGCCACGCCATCGCGCGTGAACTGCGTTTACGCAATTTGGGCGGCATGATTTTGATTGATTTCATTGACATGACCCTACCCGAACACCGCGAAGCCGTACTCAACGAATTTGCCAAAGCATTGAGCCTAGACCGCACCCGCGTAACGCTCAACGGCTTTACCAGCTTGGGTTTGGTGGAATTGACACGCAAACGCACGCGCGAAAGTTTGAGCCAAGTGCTGTGCGAACCCTGTCCCGTTTGCCAAGGGCGCGGCAGGCTGAAAACCGCCCAAACAGTATGTTATGAAATTCAACGCGAAATTGTGCGCGAAAGTCGGCGTTTTGACGTGAAACAATTTCGGATTATTGCCTCACCACAAGTCATTGATTTATTTTTGGACGAAGAATCACAATCATTGGCATTGCTGATTGATTTTATTGGCAAACCAATTATGCTGGAAACAGATGGGCATTATTCGCCAGAACAATATGATATTGTGATTATTTGA